The sequence below is a genomic window from Bosea sp. F3-2.
CAGCACGGCGAGCCCCAGCCCCGCCACCGCCCAGGACAGCAGCGTATCGCCATTGTCGGAGTGCATGCGCCCCGGCGGCCGCACCGTGATCCAGCGCTTGCCGGTACGGAACACCCAATCCTGATCATTCGTGCCGGTATAGAGCAGGCAGTCATGGTCGTTGAGATCGGCGGGAATGGCCGGGCGCCCGCGCCGCGTGAGATAGGCCGGGCTGCCGATCACCGTTGCATGGACTGGCGCGATGCGGCGGGCGATCAGGCTGGAATCCTTCAGCGAACCGATGCGGATCGCGACGTCGAAGCGTTCGCCGATCAGGTCGACATAGCGGTCGCTTGCCTGCACGTCGATCTCGAGCCGCGGATACATCTGGGCCAGCTCGCCCAGAAGTGGCGCGACATGCTTGGTGCCGAAGGTCAGCGGCATCGAGAGCCGCAATCGCCCGGCGACCCCGCCCGCCTGCTGCGCCACGGCCTCGCGCGCCTCGTCGAGCTCGGCCAGGATGCGCTCGCTGCGCGCCTTGAACTCCAGCCCGGCTTCTGTCGCGCTCACGCCGCGCGTCGTGCGGCTGAGCAGGCGCGTACCGAGCTCTTCCTCCAGCCGGCTCACGCGACGGCTGACGATCGATTTCGCCAGGCCGAGACTCTGCGCCGCCCGGCCGAAACCACCGGCCTCGACCACGGCGATGAAGCTGCGGATGTCATCGAGTTCGGACATGAGTGTTCCTCAGGGTGCAACAGCTTGGTGCCGATTATGCGAATTCTGGTGCGATCCGTGAACCACTATCTTGCCGGGCATCGAAATCACTCCCGCCGAATAGGAAATTTCACCATGGCTACCGCTCTTGTCCTCAACAGCAGCGCTTCAGGCACCGATTCGGTCTCCAGGCAGCTGGTCCAGTCCACGGTCTCCCGGCTGCGCG
It includes:
- a CDS encoding LysR family transcriptional regulator, which translates into the protein MSELDDIRSFIAVVEAGGFGRAAQSLGLAKSIVSRRVSRLEEELGTRLLSRTTRGVSATEAGLEFKARSERILAELDEAREAVAQQAGGVAGRLRLSMPLTFGTKHVAPLLGELAQMYPRLEIDVQASDRYVDLIGERFDVAIRIGSLKDSSLIARRIAPVHATVIGSPAYLTRRGRPAIPADLNDHDCLLYTGTNDQDWVFRTGKRWITVRPPGRMHSDNGDTLLSWAVAGLGLAVLPTFIASDAIRSGAVEPILLDYPMPTRALYVVRPPGAYVPGKVRVLIDLLVERFGGTPYWDPCQMEAHQRGIRLDEPLSAQLTPAVKREHQAA